A region of Paenibacillus sp. JNUCC-31 DNA encodes the following proteins:
- a CDS encoding ABC transporter ATP-binding protein, whose amino-acid sequence MPLEARKTGYRYGKEAWVFQNVNMELHPGEAVGLWGPSGCGKTSLGRILAGYAKPMTGQVLLDGKPLPQTGTCPVQLVFQHPEKAVNPRWRMRRVLKEAAIEDQELLDALGIQENWLDHRPGELSGGELQRFCVARALGTATRYLIADEMTTMLDAITQAQIWHTVMNIARQRNLGLLVISHDRELVDRICDRIIRMPTS is encoded by the coding sequence ATGCCACTTGAAGCCAGAAAGACAGGTTATCGTTATGGTAAAGAAGCTTGGGTATTTCAGAATGTAAACATGGAATTACATCCGGGGGAAGCCGTTGGCTTGTGGGGTCCCAGCGGTTGTGGCAAAACAAGTCTGGGGCGTATCCTTGCCGGGTATGCGAAACCAATGACAGGTCAAGTGTTGCTGGATGGCAAGCCGCTTCCCCAAACCGGAACCTGTCCGGTTCAGCTTGTATTCCAGCATCCGGAGAAAGCCGTGAATCCACGCTGGCGGATGCGCCGTGTACTGAAGGAAGCGGCAATCGAGGATCAGGAGCTGCTTGACGCCTTGGGCATTCAGGAGAATTGGCTGGACCACAGACCTGGTGAATTGTCTGGCGGTGAATTGCAACGATTCTGCGTTGCACGTGCACTTGGCACAGCAACTCGTTACCTGATCGCCGATGAGATGACCACCATGCTGGATGCCATTACCCAGGCACAGATCTGGCATACCGTAATGAACATCGCCCGTCAACGCAACCTGGGGTTGTTGGTCATCAGCCATGATCGAGAATTGGTGGACAGGATATGTGATCGGATTATCCGTATGCCAACATCATAG
- a CDS encoding oligopeptide/dipeptide ABC transporter ATP-binding protein, with translation MALLEVEGVSVSFRRARGWFGHEENLVIQDLNLSVHEGEIVAVVGASGSGKSVLAQAIMGILPANARLEGRISYVGEPLTLERQLHLRGDELVYIPQSVSYLDPLLKVGRQVQRVNQKSGRHPRLTPRSVMQEAEQELSGRYHLPQGTSDKYPFELSGGMARRVLMATATSGAPKLIIADEPTPGIHPEVLAETMKQFRQLADEGVGILWITHDITTALTAADRISVFYAGSNVETAQVGDFTETGDRLRHPYTKALWNALPQNEFQPLSGTQPVAGQWLSEGCSFAPRCIGATTACTSSRPELRKVREGEVRCIHAT, from the coding sequence CGGTTTCGTTTCGGCGTGCGCGGGGATGGTTTGGGCACGAGGAGAACCTTGTTATTCAAGATCTGAATCTGTCTGTTCATGAAGGTGAGATTGTAGCGGTCGTAGGGGCGAGCGGATCTGGGAAAAGTGTACTGGCACAGGCGATCATGGGCATTCTTCCTGCCAATGCCAGGCTGGAAGGCCGGATTAGCTATGTGGGCGAACCCTTGACTCTGGAGCGGCAGCTTCATTTGCGAGGTGATGAACTGGTGTACATTCCGCAATCGGTCAGTTATTTGGACCCGCTGTTGAAGGTAGGCAGACAGGTTCAGCGCGTAAATCAAAAGTCTGGACGGCATCCCCGATTGACGCCCCGATCCGTGATGCAAGAGGCAGAGCAGGAGTTGTCAGGACGTTATCACTTGCCTCAGGGCACATCGGACAAATATCCGTTTGAGCTATCAGGCGGCATGGCTCGGCGGGTGTTGATGGCAACAGCCACCTCCGGTGCACCGAAACTCATTATCGCAGATGAGCCAACACCTGGCATCCATCCTGAAGTGCTGGCTGAAACGATGAAGCAATTTCGTCAACTGGCCGATGAAGGCGTCGGTATCCTTTGGATTACTCATGATATTACAACTGCCTTGACGGCAGCGGATCGCATATCCGTATTTTACGCAGGTTCCAATGTAGAGACGGCACAGGTTGGTGATTTTACGGAAACGGGCGATCGCTTGCGGCATCCATATACAAAAGCGCTTTGGAACGCGTTGCCGCAGAACGAATTCCAACCTCTATCTGGTACCCAGCCTGTAGCGGGTCAATGGTTGTCAGAGGGATGCTCATTTGCACCACGCTGCATCGGAGCGACTACGGCATGTACCAGTAGCCGTCCTGAACTGCGCAAGGTTCGCGAAGGAGAAGTGAGGTGCATTCATGCCACTTGA